One stretch of Marinobacterium iners DNA includes these proteins:
- the ltrA gene encoding group II intron reverse transcriptase/maturase translates to MAQAWKRVRSNKGAAGTDGRSIEDTADYLKTQWPDIRKALLAGTYKPVPTKVVYIPKSGGGQRMLGIPSVTDRLIQQAIMQQLSPYYQADFSPSSFGFQAGKSALQAVTQAHHHALEGYNIAVDIDLEKFFDRVNHDILMGLLSKRIRDKSLLKLIRTYLSNGMMEGGLVTQRSEGTPQGSPLSPLLSNILLDELDKELERRGHRFCRYADDVQIHVKSRRAGARTLDSLSRFIEQHLKLKVNRKKSSVGSITRSQFLGYSFYGTRQPRIRCGTESIQRFKRRIRQLTRGHHRQSMGIRLRALDRYIRGWVSYFRLTQTERLFKDLDSWIRSRLRMCLMKLWPKPKTRIRKLIRLGMPPEEAAGYGQHKRWWFYAQLHHTRFVFNIQFWRRCGYRGLSFYLSRFANT, encoded by the coding sequence ATGGCCCAAGCATGGAAACGGGTACGCAGCAATAAAGGAGCGGCCGGCACGGATGGTCGTTCAATCGAAGACACAGCCGATTACCTGAAGACGCAATGGCCTGATATTCGGAAAGCCCTTCTGGCGGGGACCTACAAACCTGTCCCAACAAAAGTGGTGTATATCCCGAAGTCGGGTGGCGGGCAGCGGATGCTGGGGATTCCCAGCGTCACTGACCGTCTGATTCAGCAAGCGATCATGCAGCAGCTGTCACCGTACTATCAGGCAGACTTCTCGCCTTCGAGCTTCGGCTTTCAGGCTGGGAAAAGTGCGCTGCAGGCGGTGACACAGGCTCATCATCACGCCCTTGAGGGATACAATATCGCCGTAGACATCGATCTGGAGAAGTTCTTTGATCGGGTCAATCACGATATTCTGATGGGTTTATTGAGCAAACGAATCCGGGACAAAAGTCTCCTGAAGTTGATTCGAACTTATCTCAGTAACGGCATGATGGAAGGCGGTCTAGTCACACAGCGCTCGGAAGGAACGCCTCAAGGATCCCCTCTGAGTCCTCTGTTAAGCAACATCCTACTGGATGAGCTGGACAAAGAGTTGGAGCGCCGAGGTCACCGCTTTTGTCGATATGCCGATGATGTGCAAATCCACGTCAAAAGCAGGCGGGCGGGCGCCAGAACGCTGGACAGCCTGTCTCGGTTTATCGAGCAGCATCTTAAGCTCAAGGTAAACCGAAAGAAGAGCTCAGTTGGGAGCATCACCCGGAGCCAGTTTCTGGGGTACTCATTTTACGGCACTCGCCAACCCCGCATACGGTGTGGCACGGAGTCTATCCAGCGATTCAAACGCCGGATCAGACAGCTCACACGGGGGCACCACCGACAGTCAATGGGCATCAGGCTCAGAGCACTGGACCGGTACATCCGAGGTTGGGTTAGCTACTTCCGATTGACCCAAACCGAAAGGCTGTTCAAGGATCTGGACAGTTGGATTCGAAGTCGCCTGAGAATGTGTTTAATGAAGCTCTGGCCGAAACCCAAGACCCGAATCAGGAAGCTGATCCGGTTAGGTATGCCGCCTGAAGAGGCGGCCGGGTATGGCCAACACAAACGTTGGTGGTTCTACGCTCAGTTGCACCACACACGATTTGTGTTCAACATTCAGTTCTGGCGACGCTGTGGATATCGAGGGCTCAGCTTCTACCTGAGTCGGTTTGCCAACACTTAA
- a CDS encoding transposase, giving the protein MLAVAKKSRKYHWLKDFDSMALQQAVINLDTAFTNFFNPKLRARFPRFKSKRGKQSSYHCTSVGDRWIKIPKLDRIKARIHREITGTVKSITLSRTATGKYYASILTDDGQPAPVPMQTLDRVVGIDTGLTDLCITSDGVKTPNPRFLKRAAANLRRKQKALSRCQKGSRGRAKARLLVAKAHERLANARADFQHKLSRQITDDNQAVIVETLKIQNLLKNQKLAKHIADAGWHSLITKLAYKAERAGKHLVKIDPWFASSKTCAGCGHKVDSMPLNVRRWDCPACGTTGIDRDINAAINIRQQGLLKLRAEGLSVPAN; this is encoded by the coding sequence TTGCTGGCGGTCGCGAAGAAGTCGCGAAAATACCACTGGCTTAAAGACTTCGACTCCATGGCGCTGCAACAGGCCGTGATCAATCTGGACACGGCGTTTACCAATTTCTTTAATCCGAAACTGCGAGCGCGTTTTCCGCGGTTCAAATCCAAGCGGGGAAAGCAATCCAGTTACCACTGTACGAGTGTCGGTGATCGCTGGATTAAAATCCCCAAGCTGGATCGGATCAAGGCGCGGATTCATCGTGAAATCACGGGCACGGTGAAGAGCATTACCCTGAGTCGCACAGCGACCGGGAAATACTACGCCTCGATCCTAACCGATGACGGACAGCCAGCACCTGTACCGATGCAAACACTGGATCGGGTCGTTGGCATCGACACGGGCCTGACCGATCTGTGCATCACCTCGGACGGGGTGAAAACCCCCAATCCCCGTTTCCTGAAACGTGCCGCTGCCAACTTGCGGCGCAAGCAAAAAGCTCTGTCCCGCTGCCAGAAAGGCAGTCGGGGCCGGGCCAAAGCCCGGCTGTTGGTGGCGAAGGCGCATGAGCGCCTAGCCAACGCCCGTGCGGACTTCCAGCACAAACTGTCTCGGCAGATCACTGACGATAACCAAGCAGTGATTGTCGAGACGTTGAAGATCCAAAACCTGCTGAAAAACCAGAAACTGGCCAAGCACATCGCCGATGCCGGCTGGCACAGCCTGATAACGAAACTGGCGTATAAGGCCGAACGGGCCGGCAAGCATTTGGTCAAGATCGATCCCTGGTTTGCCAGCTCCAAGACCTGTGCCGGCTGCGGCCACAAAGTGGATTCGATGCCGCTGAATGTCCGCCGCTGGGACTGCCCGGCTTGTGGTACCACCGGCATCGACCGCGACATTAATGCCGCGATCAACATCCGGCAGCAGGGACTTTTGAAATTACGAGCCGAAGGACTGTCTGTTCCTGCCAACTGA
- a CDS encoding helix-turn-helix domain-containing protein, producing the protein MIAATKVRIYPTPEQAGFLNRQFGAVRFCYNKALWLMRAQYKRY; encoded by the coding sequence ATGATCGCCGCCACGAAAGTTCGCATTTACCCGACGCCTGAGCAAGCTGGTTTTTTGAACCGGCAGTTCGGCGCTGTGCGCTTTTGTTACAACAAAGCGCTGTGGCTGATGCGAGCCCAGTATAAGCGCTACTGA
- a CDS encoding 3'-5' exonuclease translates to MQRLLIVDLESTCWENHIAPSGARQSVDEMEIIEFGCVIATRAGDVLDKRSFLVRPRVHSELSPFCQQLTTISQAMVDTAPLFTEVVPEIDAWLRQWSDLTYWASWGNYDRRHIAAQSRREGSMPNFMHLPHLNLKTIWKNTTGERKRNGLGSALKYHNLAFEGQPHRGIDDACNMARLLPCMYWSLAMLARTEGEAK, encoded by the coding sequence ATGCAACGACTATTGATTGTGGATCTGGAGTCCACCTGCTGGGAAAACCACATAGCCCCCTCAGGTGCGCGTCAGTCCGTGGATGAAATGGAAATCATCGAATTCGGCTGTGTGATCGCAACACGTGCCGGAGACGTGCTGGATAAACGTTCTTTTCTGGTGCGACCTAGGGTTCATTCTGAATTGAGCCCGTTCTGTCAGCAGCTCACTACGATCAGTCAGGCGATGGTGGATACGGCCCCCCTGTTCACCGAGGTCGTACCGGAGATTGACGCCTGGCTGAGGCAATGGTCTGACCTGACTTACTGGGCCAGTTGGGGCAATTATGATCGGCGGCATATCGCGGCTCAGTCCAGGCGCGAAGGCTCAATGCCTAACTTCATGCACCTGCCTCACCTGAATCTGAAGACGATCTGGAAGAATACGACGGGCGAGCGCAAACGCAACGGTCTTGGGTCGGCACTGAAATATCACAACCTGGCGTTTGAAGGGCAACCGCACCGGGGGATCGATGATGCCTGTAATATGGCGCGTTTGCTGCCCTGTATGTACTGGTCACTGGCGATGCTCGCCCGCACTGAAGGGGAGGCAAAATGA
- a CDS encoding AAA family ATPase codes for MNHPRTAPRDNQTAADTVPTDTAKPDSVAKELKSNRRGLGALIQQVTRIFADKPASQVGSALAPLIPQIQAHLTPESIDLPTPEQEALQLAISVSQLQIPSRAFLKKARDESNNIEVRDQLRHTLETYDDVLMSLGHLQALVTALAQPALKTLLGLLSTHTHYYRKRTVDALTLGGHESSWRYQYAFSRDKQEDAEIEKSLSYAYRILDMLAAERPIELANLARAVERLHTTLGQYLPATLQLKNTVDISGIPPTVHAFAGTRAIAIIAVAHARAYLVPRLQSLSARLGLELELPTDETLQDRSFDAVKQLPSDAASLATSLQYWIERTPIFMGSHAVIRIQALLSQLGQSAVSTNDEHRQLTLVKNAPPTSKSNEEFLRYYDALGHPMPLQPCPDELKAVEAQLMLESPWMKAIIKRMFSAIRGHLAQGEAANSALLPPILLVGSPGCGKTYYLQRLAELMNLQYTLIPMGGMHDSMTLRGSPRGWSSTRPGLFVQTLEQKRTANPLFILDELEKVGDSRHNGNPFDVLLQVLEPQNARMFYDECLQVNVDLSHLILLATANSIEGIPEPIRDRFVVLNVNDPTPADLEVMARQLWNAEMSRYGYAVPLMPEYPEAILHERLARSPSLRRVVSTVKKVASTTISVQMGDGFVH; via the coding sequence ATGAACCATCCACGTACTGCACCGCGCGACAACCAGACTGCTGCAGATACGGTACCAACCGACACTGCCAAGCCTGACAGCGTGGCAAAAGAGCTGAAATCAAACCGACGAGGCCTTGGCGCACTGATCCAGCAGGTCACTCGGATTTTCGCCGATAAACCGGCCAGTCAGGTTGGATCTGCACTGGCGCCACTGATCCCTCAAATACAGGCACATCTGACACCGGAGTCGATCGACCTGCCCACGCCGGAACAGGAAGCCCTGCAACTGGCTATCAGTGTGAGCCAGTTGCAGATCCCGAGTCGCGCCTTCCTGAAGAAAGCACGTGATGAAAGTAACAATATCGAGGTGCGTGATCAGCTAAGGCACACCCTGGAAACCTATGACGATGTGTTGATGTCATTGGGGCACCTGCAGGCGCTGGTCACTGCGCTGGCGCAGCCTGCGCTTAAAACCCTGTTGGGGCTGTTGTCGACTCACACTCACTACTACCGCAAACGTACGGTTGATGCACTGACATTGGGTGGGCACGAATCGTCATGGCGTTATCAATATGCGTTTTCCCGAGACAAACAGGAAGATGCCGAGATCGAAAAAAGCCTGTCCTATGCCTACCGCATACTGGATATGCTGGCCGCTGAGCGACCAATCGAGCTGGCTAATCTGGCGCGGGCCGTCGAGCGGCTGCACACCACCCTGGGTCAGTATCTGCCGGCCACCCTGCAGCTCAAGAACACAGTGGACATCTCCGGCATTCCGCCCACGGTACACGCCTTTGCCGGTACCCGCGCCATTGCCATCATTGCGGTCGCGCACGCCCGTGCCTATCTGGTGCCGAGACTACAGTCCTTGAGCGCTCGCCTGGGGCTGGAGCTTGAACTGCCCACGGATGAGACATTGCAGGACAGGTCGTTTGATGCGGTCAAGCAACTGCCCTCGGATGCCGCATCTTTGGCGACCTCGCTGCAGTACTGGATTGAGCGCACACCGATTTTCATGGGCAGCCATGCGGTTATCCGCATCCAGGCACTGCTGAGCCAGTTGGGTCAGAGCGCTGTATCGACTAACGATGAACATCGTCAGCTAACGCTGGTGAAAAACGCCCCGCCGACCAGTAAATCCAATGAGGAGTTCTTGCGCTATTACGATGCGCTGGGCCACCCGATGCCGCTGCAACCCTGTCCGGATGAACTGAAAGCGGTAGAAGCGCAGTTGATGCTGGAGTCACCCTGGATGAAAGCGATCATCAAGCGGATGTTCTCGGCAATTCGCGGGCATCTGGCGCAGGGAGAAGCCGCCAACAGCGCCTTGTTGCCGCCTATTCTGCTGGTGGGCTCACCGGGCTGCGGTAAAACCTATTACCTGCAGCGGCTGGCTGAGTTGATGAACTTGCAGTACACCCTCATCCCTATGGGCGGGATGCATGACAGCATGACGCTTCGCGGTTCGCCCCGAGGTTGGAGCAGCACCCGCCCCGGTCTGTTCGTGCAAACATTGGAGCAGAAACGGACCGCCAACCCGCTGTTCATTTTGGATGAACTGGAGAAAGTCGGCGACAGTCGACACAACGGCAACCCCTTTGATGTGCTGCTACAGGTTCTGGAACCGCAAAATGCGCGCATGTTTTACGATGAGTGTCTGCAGGTCAATGTGGACCTGTCCCACCTGATTCTGCTGGCCACCGCCAATTCCATCGAGGGAATACCGGAACCGATCCGGGACCGATTTGTGGTGCTGAACGTCAACGACCCGACACCGGCCGATCTGGAGGTGATGGCACGCCAGCTGTGGAATGCAGAGATGAGCCGTTATGGCTATGCGGTACCACTGATGCCGGAGTACCCGGAAGCTATTTTGCATGAGCGTCTGGCGAGATCTCCTTCGTTGCGTCGGGTTGTGTCGACGGTGAAAAAGGTGGCTTCGACTACCATCAGTGTTCAGATGGGGGATGGTTTTGTGCATTGA
- a CDS encoding MobC family plasmid mobilization relaxosome protein: MSERSARNKYVKIRTTSDERDVWQALADEEGVSLADLIRKRLNDSALKSPKSKSVQRVVLEADPKVIRELSRIGSNMNQIARAVNAAGLQPEDVITVLGFLSDVAADLTVIREEVLTQAQAHDLSSQGVDFVSR, from the coding sequence ATGAGCGAAAGATCAGCACGCAATAAATATGTGAAAATCCGCACTACCTCTGACGAGCGTGATGTGTGGCAAGCGTTGGCTGATGAAGAGGGCGTGTCGCTCGCTGACCTGATCAGGAAACGCTTGAATGACTCTGCTTTGAAAAGCCCTAAATCTAAATCTGTGCAGCGCGTGGTTTTGGAAGCCGATCCAAAAGTGATACGTGAACTATCCAGAATCGGTAGCAATATGAATCAGATCGCGCGGGCAGTTAATGCTGCAGGGCTGCAGCCGGAGGATGTGATTACCGTGCTGGGATTTCTGTCTGACGTGGCCGCCGACCTGACGGTGATCCGCGAAGAGGTGTTAACTCAGGCCCAAGCTCATGATCTCTCATCACAGGGGGTGGATTTTGTGTCACGGTAA
- a CDS encoding IS1380 family transposase, which translates to MRTFKLEQSKTEIITPHGGLALVGHSVNRMTSLAKTSRSIVKRHGIANIDLIRTYLGLICLGKSDFEAVEHARHDPFFKAAMGIKQSPSSARLRQRFDEDARALIPLLDEASVEFLCNASVPIGTLTTGHVPLDMDVFPMDNSNSKKEGVAYTYKGHDGYAPIAAYLGTEGWCLGCELRPGNQHANKEFIHTLDRVLPRVRELTDAPLLVRLDSAHDAAENRGYFRAHGADYLIKWNPRSQDGLAWVDKAHAAGALWCHTRPGKMETLVSEPLDGTDDRLIVKVTVRQSDSSGQLFLEPEVSLEGWTTSLTSDAADNAKVIALYQDHATSEQFHSEFKTDLDLERLPSGKFDTNDLVIAFAVLGYNILRWMGQNALLGPDAPVRHPAKRRRLKTVIQELMYMACRLVSSGRRLHLRFGRHCPGFGAFSRVYGLA; encoded by the coding sequence ATGCGTACCTTCAAGCTTGAACAGTCAAAAACCGAGATTATCACACCCCACGGTGGTCTGGCGCTGGTTGGGCACAGCGTGAACAGGATGACCTCTCTGGCTAAGACCTCGCGCTCCATCGTCAAGCGCCATGGCATCGCCAACATCGACCTCATCCGTACCTACCTGGGGTTGATTTGCCTTGGCAAGAGCGACTTCGAAGCGGTCGAGCACGCACGCCATGATCCCTTCTTCAAAGCGGCCATGGGCATCAAGCAATCACCTTCATCGGCCCGGCTGCGTCAGCGCTTTGATGAAGATGCCCGCGCACTGATCCCGTTATTGGATGAGGCCAGCGTCGAGTTTCTGTGTAACGCTTCGGTGCCTATCGGCACACTCACCACCGGGCACGTGCCACTGGATATGGACGTGTTTCCCATGGACAACAGCAACAGTAAAAAAGAGGGCGTGGCCTATACCTACAAGGGGCATGACGGTTATGCCCCCATCGCGGCCTACCTGGGCACGGAGGGCTGGTGTCTGGGCTGTGAGCTGCGACCGGGTAACCAACATGCCAATAAAGAGTTTATTCACACCCTCGACCGGGTGCTGCCTCGAGTCCGAGAGCTGACCGATGCACCGCTACTGGTACGTCTTGACAGCGCCCATGATGCCGCCGAGAACCGGGGGTACTTCCGTGCGCACGGGGCAGACTACCTGATTAAGTGGAACCCCCGCTCACAAGATGGACTGGCCTGGGTCGACAAGGCTCATGCGGCCGGCGCACTTTGGTGCCATACCCGACCGGGCAAAATGGAAACGCTGGTAAGCGAACCGCTGGATGGCACGGACGACCGCCTGATCGTCAAGGTGACGGTGCGCCAGAGTGACAGTTCAGGACAGCTGTTTTTGGAGCCGGAGGTCAGCCTGGAGGGCTGGACGACTTCACTCACATCGGACGCAGCAGATAACGCCAAGGTCATTGCGCTCTACCAGGATCACGCCACCAGCGAACAGTTCCACAGTGAGTTCAAGACTGATCTGGATCTCGAACGTTTGCCGTCAGGGAAGTTCGATACCAACGACCTGGTCATAGCCTTTGCCGTACTGGGCTACAACATACTGCGTTGGATGGGACAGAACGCGCTATTGGGGCCGGATGCACCGGTGCGTCATCCGGCCAAGCGTCGGCGGCTGAAAACCGTGATTCAGGAACTGATGTATATGGCCTGTCGCTTAGTCAGCAGCGGTCGTCGTCTCCACCTGCGCTTCGGACGACATTGTCCCGGTTTCGGGGCATTCAGTCGCGTCTACGGGCTGGCCTGA
- the tnpA gene encoding IS200/IS605 family transposase, translating into MTKTILRSHPHCVFNIKAHLVLVVAYRRKVITKEIMEDLEQHVRRVCELSDVSVLEFSGEPDHIHILLELHPNVMPSKLVNSIKTVSSRMIRKDHWEHIKKMLWKDRFWSRSYCLISVGDGASTEVIKQYIQNQARPS; encoded by the coding sequence ATGACAAAAACCATACTTAGGTCTCATCCTCACTGTGTTTTCAACATCAAGGCTCATTTAGTGTTAGTCGTAGCCTATCGACGTAAGGTTATCACCAAAGAGATCATGGAAGACCTCGAACAACATGTCCGGCGAGTGTGTGAGTTGTCAGATGTGAGCGTACTGGAGTTCTCTGGGGAGCCTGATCACATCCATATCTTGCTGGAACTGCATCCGAATGTGATGCCCTCCAAACTGGTTAACTCCATCAAGACAGTGAGTAGTCGTATGATCCGCAAGGATCATTGGGAACATATCAAGAAAATGCTGTGGAAGGATCGCTTCTGGTCACGCAGTTACTGCTTAATTTCAGTCGGTGACGGTGCGAGCACCGAAGTAATTAAGCAGTACATCCAGAATCAGGCAAGGCCGTCCTAA
- a CDS encoding RNA-guided endonuclease InsQ/TnpB family protein has protein sequence MELIRAERIVIKPGHVNHAACKRYCGAARRVYNAALYQMRQALFSEAPISASQADKVLKQTQRETYQLLPSAGAQRTTQVLGDNWKGWLAAKKDYEQHPHKYQSRPKLPNYARAAKTYVVGRNGHKIEQGRLFLASGKDFGFQPLKVTCCQNQPYNSKASETIVNDVRIVPLGTAFVVELVYRETVEPPSKLNPDNAFGIDLGIDNLVTIVSTQQDYAPVLVKGRAIKSINAKYNKLKAQLASNDKHGHISTKSRKRYSQISDYFHKVSHWLIAECLRTDTGRVVIGLNANWKRSVNIGRVNNQKFCAIPHRRLLDMIQYKAERHGIEVVIREESYTSKASCLDLDSIPDYQAVKEGKVVPLFSGRRVKRGLYKTGSGVLLNSDVNGAANILRKEIGDHWLMSQIEAGQGVMGTPVAVKHIDLLLEAGLRPRETMSNREAA, from the coding sequence GTGGAGCTGATACGCGCTGAGCGCATTGTCATTAAACCCGGTCATGTGAACCATGCAGCGTGCAAACGCTACTGCGGCGCTGCTCGTCGGGTGTATAATGCTGCGCTGTACCAGATGCGTCAGGCACTCTTTTCTGAAGCGCCAATTTCGGCCAGCCAAGCTGACAAGGTGCTCAAGCAGACTCAGCGGGAAACCTACCAGCTATTACCGTCTGCTGGTGCACAGCGCACGACGCAGGTGCTAGGAGACAACTGGAAGGGCTGGCTCGCTGCAAAAAAGGACTACGAACAACACCCGCACAAGTACCAGTCACGACCTAAACTACCGAACTACGCCCGCGCGGCCAAAACCTATGTGGTCGGTCGTAACGGTCATAAGATCGAGCAAGGCAGGCTGTTTCTGGCCAGCGGTAAGGATTTTGGTTTCCAGCCACTCAAAGTCACTTGCTGCCAGAACCAGCCTTACAACAGCAAGGCCAGCGAAACCATCGTAAACGATGTGAGGATTGTGCCATTGGGTACGGCCTTCGTAGTCGAGCTTGTCTACCGTGAAACGGTCGAGCCTCCATCCAAACTAAACCCTGATAATGCCTTTGGCATTGATCTTGGTATCGACAACCTTGTAACCATCGTTTCGACTCAGCAGGACTACGCTCCTGTTCTGGTCAAGGGCAGGGCCATCAAGTCGATCAACGCCAAGTACAACAAACTCAAGGCTCAGTTGGCGAGTAACGACAAGCACGGCCACATCAGTACCAAGTCACGCAAACGCTACAGCCAGATCAGTGACTACTTCCACAAGGTCAGTCACTGGCTGATAGCGGAGTGTCTGCGCACGGATACGGGCAGGGTTGTGATCGGGCTGAACGCCAACTGGAAGCGCTCAGTAAACATTGGGCGAGTGAACAACCAGAAGTTCTGCGCAATCCCTCACCGCCGCCTGCTGGATATGATCCAGTACAAGGCCGAGCGTCATGGTATTGAGGTGGTGATCCGTGAGGAAAGCTACACGTCCAAGGCAAGCTGTCTGGACTTGGACTCGATACCTGATTATCAGGCTGTGAAAGAGGGGAAGGTTGTGCCGCTATTCAGTGGTCGCCGCGTCAAGCGAGGCCTGTACAAGACTGGAAGTGGTGTGCTACTCAACAGTGATGTGAACGGCGCAGCCAATATCCTCAGAAAAGAAATCGGTGACCACTGGCTGATGAGCCAGATCGAAGCCGGTCAGGGCGTTATGGGCACGCCCGTAGCAGTCAAACACATCGACCTGCTACTAGAAGCGGGGCTACGGCCCCGCGAAACCATGTCTAACCGCGAAGCGGCTTAG
- a CDS encoding type II toxin-antitoxin system ParD family antitoxin, producing MATMNISLPNELKEWVEQQAHTGRYSNSSDYVRDLIRRDQDRASQQHHLQQLISEGMNSGKGSRSMDELRREALSRLASD from the coding sequence ATGGCAACCATGAATATTTCTTTGCCCAACGAATTGAAAGAGTGGGTCGAGCAGCAGGCGCACACCGGGCGATACAGCAATTCCAGCGACTATGTTCGTGACTTGATACGGCGGGACCAGGACCGAGCCAGTCAACAGCATCATTTACAGCAGTTGATTTCCGAGGGAATGAACAGCGGCAAGGGCTCACGCTCTATGGATGAATTGCGCCGAGAAGCACTGAGCAGACTGGCGTCTGACTGA
- a CDS encoding type II toxin-antitoxin system RelE/ParE family toxin: protein MEYILSQLAEEDIINIFVSGAERFGTELAERYHAHLEATFRFLANNPKARPIRSEFTPEVRIHPTGSHLIIYRVEIDNEVFVIRVRHTHEDWQTQTLP, encoded by the coding sequence ATGGAGTACATCCTCAGCCAGCTTGCAGAAGAAGATATCATCAACATTTTTGTTTCTGGCGCTGAACGCTTCGGTACTGAATTAGCTGAACGCTATCATGCGCATCTAGAGGCTACATTCCGTTTTCTCGCCAATAACCCCAAGGCAAGGCCGATCAGGAGTGAGTTCACGCCTGAAGTACGCATTCACCCGACAGGTTCGCACCTGATCATTTATCGTGTTGAAATTGATAATGAGGTGTTTGTCATTCGAGTCCGCCACACCCACGAAGACTGGCAAACTCAAACGCTTCCGTGA